One genomic window of Musa acuminata AAA Group cultivar baxijiao unplaced genomic scaffold, Cavendish_Baxijiao_AAA HiC_scaffold_1137, whole genome shotgun sequence includes the following:
- the LOC104000084 gene encoding ARM REPEAT PROTEIN INTERACTING WITH ABF2-like isoform X4, which produces MEAVQQQLKRRKRQRQKLEEEDAASAAESEAGGEGGGEEICCHRSRQALAREVRAKVQVLERTFSWRFADRAAAKRATHILAELAKDEKVVNVIVEEGAVPALVKHLQEPPPLLGSEGSANEGERPFEHEVEKGSAFALGLLAVKVSAVPEHQQLIVDAGALPLLVDFLKRHKKGFNCQVVNSVIRRAADAITNLAHENSNIKTSVRIEGGIPPLVELLKSTDAKVQRAAAGALRTLSFKNYSNKNQIVDCNALPTLILMLQSEDAAIHYEAVGVIGNLVHSSPNIKKEVLRAGALQPPVIGLLSSCCTESQREAALLLGQFASADSDCKVHIVQRGAVRPLIEMLQSPDIQLKAMSVFALGRLAQDSHNQAGIVYNGGLVPLLKLLDSKNGCLQHNAAFALYGIADNEDNVSDFIKVGGVQKLQDGEFIIQDCVAKTMKRLEEKINGRVLNHLLYLMRVGEKAVQRRIALALAHLCSLEDQRTIFIDDNGLDLFLELLVSTNLKQQQDASVALYKLAKKSLTLGSVDAASPCPSPQVYLGEQYVNSSTLSDVTFLVEGSGLFLPYVVTYASAFMHTELLCLLLRMHFVQCLMVATGRRMQETLRFLT; this is translated from the exons ATGGAGGCGGTGCAGCAGCAGCTGAAGAGGCGGAAGAGGCAGAGGCAGAAGCTGGAGGAGGAGGACGCCGCGTCGGCGGCGGAGTCGGAGGCGGGAGGGGAGGGCGGTGGTGAGGAGATCTGCTGCCACCGATCGCGGCAGGCGCTCGCCCGTGAGGTCAGGGCCAAGGTCCAGGTACTCGAGCGGACCTTCTCCTGGCGGTTCGCCGATCGCGCTGCCGCCAAGCGTGCCACCCACATCCTCGCGGAGCTCGCCAAGGACG AGAAGGTCGTGAACGTGATTGTGGAAGAGGGGGCGGTGCCGGCGCTTGTAAAGCATCTGCAggaaccgccgccgctgctgggaAGCGAAGGCAGCGCCAACGAAGGAGAGCGTCCTTTCGAGCATGAGGTTGAGAAGGGGAGCGCGTTCGCCCTCGGTCTTCTCGCAGTGAAAGTATCTGCTGTG CCTGAACATCAGCAACTCATAGTTGATGCGGGTGCCTTGCCTTTGCTTGTTGATTTCTTAAAAAGGCATAAAAAAGGTTTCAACTGCCAGGTAGTTAATAGTGTTATTAGGAGAGCAGCTGATGCAATTACTAATCTTGCTCATGAAAACAGCAATATCAAAACTTCTGTCAG GATCGAAGGTGGGATACCGCCTCTCGTTGAACTACTGAAGTCTACCGATGCTAAGGTACAGAGAGCAGCTGCAGGTGCCTTGCGGACATTGTCATTTAAAAATTATAGTAACAAGAACCAG ATTGTGGATTGCAATGCTCTTCCTACACTGATTCTCATGCTTCAATCAGAGGATGCTGCCATCCATTATGAGGCG GTTGGTGTTATTGGGAATCTGGTTCATTCATCCCCTAACATAAAGAAAGAAGTTCTTCGTGCGGGAGCTTTACAGCCGCCAGTGATTGGTTTATTAAG TTCATGTTGCACGGAGAGTCAAAGGGAAGCAGCTTTACTATTAGGGCAATTTGCTTCAGCCGATTCAGATTGCAAG GTGCATATTGTTCAGAGAGGTGCTGTCCGCCCTCTGATCGAGATGCTTCAGTCCCCAGATATTCAACTTAAGGCAATGTCTGTCTTTGCTCTTGGAAGGCTGGCCCag GACTCACACAACCAAGCTGGTATTGTCTACAATGGCGGTTTGGTGCCTCTTCTTAAACTTCTTGACTCAAAAAATGGATGTTTGCAACATAATGCTGCATTTGCTCTTTATGGTATTGCAGACAATGAG GATAATGTTTCTGATTTTATCAAGGTAGGAGGTGTTCAGAAGCTACAAGATGGTGAATTCATTATCCAG GACTGTGTAGCAAAGACAATGAAGAGATTAGAGGAGAAGATTAATGGGCGA GTACTAAATCATTTATTATATCTGATGCGAGTTGGAGAGAAGGCTGTCCAAAGACGTATAGCTTTGGCTCTTGCTCATTTATGTTCACTCGAGGATCAAAGAACTATTTTCATTGATGATAATG GACTTGATCTTTTTCTCGAACTATTGGTATCGACTAATCTAAAACAACAGCAAGATGCATCAGTTGCTCTTTACAAGTTGGCTAAAAAATCTCTGACTCTCGGTTCTGTTGATGCAGCTTCTCCATGCCCCTCACCTCAG GTGTACCTGGGCGAGCAGTATGTGAATAGCTCCACGCTATCAGATGTTACCTTTCTAGTTGAAGGTTCTGGACTATTCTTACCATATGTAGTAACTTAT GCAAGTGCTTTTATGCACACAGAATTGCTCTGCTTGCTTCTTCGGATGCATTTCGTGCAATGTTTGATGGTGGCTACCGG
- the LOC135670990 gene encoding peroxisomal adenine nucleotide carrier 1-like, translated as MADGLDWESLTEATSGAVGALVSTTVLYPLDTCKTKYQAEVQSHGQRKYRNLSDVLWEAISKRQFLSLYQGLGTKNLQSFISQFVYFYSYSYLKRLYLRKSGARSVGTKANLVVAAAAGACTVVVTQPLDTVSSKMQTSAFGKSKGLWETLSEGYWSEAYDGLGISLLLTANPAIQYTVFDQLKHRLLRRQSSNVLPANTESSPAALSASAAFVLGAISKSLATILTYPAIRCKVMIQSANTEDESKSDTQPKHPKTMVGALSSVWRREGLPGFFKGLQAQILKTVLSSALLLMIKENISKSTWVAMLALRRFLLVSQKRIKSH; from the exons ATGGCGGATGGGTTGGACTGGGAGTCGCTCACGGAGGCGACGTCTGGGGCGGTGGGGGCACTGGTGAGCACCACCGTGCTCTACCCCCTCGACACCTGCAAGACCAAGTACCAGGCCGAAGTCCAATCCCACGGCCAGCGCAAGTACAG AAACCTTTCCGATGTATTATGGGAGGCAATTTCTAAACGCCAGTTTCTTTCACTCTACCAAGGACTCGGCACCAAGAATTTGCAATCTTTCATCTCGCAATTTGTTTACTTCTATAGTTACAGCTATTTAAAACGATTGTATTTGCGAAAGAGTGGCGCTAGATCTGTTGGAACAAAAGCTAACttggttgttgctgctgctgctggtgcttGCACTGTTGTTGTAACTCAG CCACTGGATACTGTGTCTTCCAAAATGCAAACTAGTGCATTTGGTAAATCCAAGGGATTATGGGAAACTCTATCAGAAGGATATTGGAGTGAAGCATATGATGGTCTTGGCatctctctccttttgacagcaaATCCTGCGATTCAG TATACAGTATTTGATCAGTTGAAACATAGACTTCTGAGGAGACAAAGTAGTAATGTATTGCCAGCGAACACTGAATCATCTCCAGCAGCTCTTTCTGCCTCCGCAGCCTTTGTACTCGGAGCCATCTCAAAGAGCCTGGCAACCATCTTGACCTACCCAGCTATTAG GTGTAAAGTCATGATTCAATCTGCTAATACAGAAGATGAGTCCAAGAGTGACACCCAACCGAAACACCCCAAGACGATGGTGGGTGCTTTATCTTCTGTATGGAGAAGAGAAGGTCTTCCTGGGTTCTTTAAAGGTTTGCAGGCTCAGATTCTGAAAACTGTTTTGAGCTCTGCCTTGCTGCTGATGATAAAGGAGAATATCTCAAAGTCTACATGGGTTGCAATGCTTGCTCTCCGGAGGTTTCTGTTGGTTTCACAGAAGAGAATCAAGAGCCACTAG